The Rhodanobacter thiooxydans genome window below encodes:
- a CDS encoding DUF72 domain-containing protein, which yields MSIRVGTASWTDKTLIDCGRFYPPDCKSPEDRLRYYASQFPIVELDSSYYALPSATNAQRWAERTPENFVMNVKAFRALTTHQTPHKALPRDLQAQVRPGTRGNVYLKDMPAEVVDELWRRFLVALQPLDDAGRLGALHFQFPPWFVAKREHYAYLDEVRERLERYTVAVEFRHRSWFTEETTEAVLAFHRERRFVNVVVDEPQGPSNTIPAVWAVTNPDLTIVRLHGRNHATWNIRDATSASDRFDYDYSAEELAELASPILAMAGEARDTHVLFNNNREDQGQRNARSLMDLLPGVMRPA from the coding sequence ATGAGTATCCGGGTCGGTACCGCCAGTTGGACGGACAAGACGCTGATCGACTGCGGCCGGTTCTACCCGCCCGACTGCAAGTCGCCTGAGGACCGGCTGCGCTACTACGCCAGCCAGTTCCCCATCGTCGAGCTGGACTCCAGCTACTACGCACTGCCGAGCGCCACCAATGCCCAGCGGTGGGCAGAGCGCACGCCCGAGAACTTCGTGATGAACGTCAAGGCGTTCCGCGCGCTCACCACGCATCAGACGCCACACAAGGCGCTGCCGCGTGACCTGCAGGCGCAGGTGCGCCCCGGCACGCGCGGGAACGTGTACCTCAAAGACATGCCCGCGGAGGTCGTCGACGAGTTGTGGCGTCGCTTCCTGGTCGCCCTGCAGCCCCTGGACGATGCCGGGCGCCTGGGTGCGCTGCACTTCCAGTTTCCACCTTGGTTCGTCGCCAAGCGCGAGCACTACGCCTACCTCGATGAGGTGCGCGAGCGGCTGGAGCGCTACACGGTCGCCGTGGAGTTTCGGCACCGCAGCTGGTTCACCGAGGAGACCACCGAGGCGGTTCTGGCGTTCCATCGCGAGCGCCGCTTCGTCAATGTCGTGGTCGATGAACCCCAGGGCCCATCCAACACGATTCCGGCAGTGTGGGCCGTGACCAATCCGGACCTGACCATCGTGCGCTTGCATGGCCGCAATCACGCCACCTGGAACATTCGCGACGCGACGTCCGCATCGGACCGCTTCGACTACGACTACTCGGCCGAAGAGCTCGCGGAGCTGGCCAGCCCGATCCTGGCGATGGCCGGCGAGGCCCGCGACACCCACGTCCTGTTCAACAACAACCGTGAGGATCAGGGGCAGCGCAATGCGCGCTCGCTGATGGACCTGCTGCCTGGCGTGATGCGCCCGGCCTAG
- a CDS encoding DUF2786 domain-containing protein: protein MPDQKAGSVLRRLRKILALAERGERHERETARAHLEHLLQHHGLSIEDVIAEDEGEAQLCTFQVDGPLEARLLRQVIAMVTNSIGVRQFRRGRSRKHLAYMLTRAQYAQATFVFGITRQALERELDVTFKAFVQVHDLFPQEDPPGQAQMSTPEQAAELVRLYARMGTMDKTPLPKAIAGPESPPS, encoded by the coding sequence ATGCCTGATCAAAAGGCCGGCTCCGTCCTGCGTCGGCTGCGAAAGATCCTCGCCCTCGCTGAGCGCGGGGAGCGTCACGAGCGGGAGACGGCGCGGGCGCACCTGGAGCACCTGCTCCAGCACCACGGGCTGTCCATAGAGGACGTGATTGCAGAGGATGAGGGTGAAGCTCAGCTGTGCACGTTCCAGGTCGACGGCCCGCTGGAGGCACGCCTCTTACGGCAGGTGATCGCGATGGTGACCAACTCGATCGGCGTGCGGCAGTTCCGCCGCGGGCGCTCGCGCAAGCACCTCGCGTACATGCTCACGCGGGCCCAGTATGCCCAAGCCACGTTCGTTTTCGGCATCACGCGCCAAGCGCTGGAGCGCGAGCTGGACGTCACCTTCAAGGCGTTTGTCCAGGTGCACGACTTGTTCCCACAGGAAGACCCGCCAGGCCAGGCCCAGATGTCGACCCCAGAGCAGGCCGCGGAGCTGGTGCGGCTGTACGCCCGCATGGGGACCATGGACAAGACCCCGCTCCCCAAGGCCATCGCCGGGCCGGAGTCGCCGCCGAGCTGA
- a CDS encoding phosphoadenosine phosphosulfate reductase family protein — protein MLSSLRPLAVDPCVTELLAAHATVAVGVSGGKDSQAVALAVARHLDAIGHDGPRVLIHADLGRVEWRDSLPVCQRLAAHLGWELLVVRRRAGDMLDRWESRWVSRSEAYARLETVLLTLPWSTPGMRFCTGEMKTDVISRELRRRFPTGPIVSIDGVRAQESSARARKAPTSPAAKLTRKGHVGMNWHAILPWSIEDVFDEIAQSGLQSHEAYRVHGASRVSCAFCIMGSLPDLTVSSGLAEHLDTYRAMVDLECRSTFSFQGNRWLGDVAPDRLTHDLRVRLAHAKTAAAARKAAETAIPKELLFGGKGWPSRMPTRGEADALAGARRAVATAVGLQAQFLTGDAVRGRYAELIAEREASYSPAKCAA, from the coding sequence ATGCTGTCCTCCCTCCGCCCTCTCGCCGTCGATCCCTGCGTCACCGAGCTGCTGGCTGCCCACGCAACCGTGGCTGTCGGGGTGTCAGGGGGCAAAGACTCGCAGGCCGTCGCGCTTGCCGTCGCTCGCCACCTGGACGCCATCGGCCACGACGGCCCGCGGGTGCTCATTCACGCCGACCTCGGCCGTGTCGAATGGCGTGACTCCCTGCCTGTCTGTCAGCGCCTCGCGGCGCATCTGGGCTGGGAGCTGCTCGTCGTTCGCCGGCGTGCCGGCGACATGCTCGATCGTTGGGAGTCGCGGTGGGTCAGTCGCTCCGAGGCGTATGCCCGCCTGGAGACCGTGCTGCTCACCTTGCCATGGAGCACACCTGGCATGAGGTTCTGCACCGGAGAGATGAAGACGGACGTCATATCCCGTGAGCTGCGTCGGCGCTTTCCGACTGGGCCGATCGTGTCGATCGATGGCGTGCGGGCCCAGGAGTCCAGTGCTCGCGCGCGCAAGGCACCCACGTCGCCCGCGGCGAAGCTCACCCGCAAGGGACACGTCGGAATGAACTGGCATGCGATCTTGCCGTGGTCGATCGAGGACGTGTTCGACGAGATCGCCCAGTCCGGCCTGCAGTCACATGAGGCCTATCGCGTGCACGGCGCGTCGCGGGTGTCTTGCGCCTTCTGCATCATGGGGTCGCTTCCGGACCTGACCGTGTCGTCGGGCCTGGCGGAGCACCTGGACACGTATCGAGCGATGGTCGACCTGGAGTGCCGCTCGACATTCTCCTTCCAAGGCAACCGATGGCTCGGCGATGTTGCGCCGGATCGCCTCACCCACGATCTTCGCGTGCGCCTGGCCCACGCCAAGACGGCCGCCGCCGCCCGGAAGGCTGCGGAGACGGCCATTCCCAAGGAGCTGCTGTTTGGAGGAAAGGGCTGGCCATCACGCATGCCCACGCGGGGCGAAGCCGATGCGCTAGCAGGCGCGCGCCGGGCTGTGGCCACCGCGGTCGGGCTTCAGGCGCAGTTCCTCACCGGCGACGCCGTGCGCGGTCGCTACGCCGAGCTCATCGCCGAACGCGAGGCCAGTTACTCTCCCGCGAAGTGTGCTGCGTAG